The following is a genomic window from Phoenix dactylifera cultivar Barhee BC4 unplaced genomic scaffold, palm_55x_up_171113_PBpolish2nd_filt_p 002287F, whole genome shotgun sequence.
AGATGGCTTTGACTTCTCTTTGCATGAGCAGAACATTTATTCAAACCACGTAGTTGAACTCATGGTATCAAAGTGTAACAGGTGAAGGCTAGCTACATATTTGCAGAAGAGGAGGTAGAATATAATCTTCATAGTGTGATGTCTCTTGTTCAATCATCTGTGTCTTCTGAACCATTTGTATGGGGAAACCCTGAGTTTGTCTTTTGGAGAACTCCATTTTATAATGTTGGGGTATGCATCTCTATGGTTTTACAGTTGCTTCCACGTAAGAAAATATTTGATACAATATAATGTTTCCAATGCCTGCCTTTTCAGAACCTGGAGGAACTACCTGCATCATATCATGACTTTCTGAAGTTGCAGTTATCTCAAACCATTCCAGTTGCAGCCCCAACCTTACCTATATTGGACATGGAAGTGGACAGAGGTATGCTGTTAAGTTCCTGAGATTTAACTTATCTTGCTGattttgtttaaaaaattaattcatTGTTGAtccaatttttaaatatctttgTGAATACATGCATGCTTGTATAAATATGAATACTGTAACAATACATGTTTCTTACGATAGTTTTATTCTTCAGGTGCTCTTCCCATATTTGATGATGTAAAAAAGTACTTGCAAGGGAAACCTTGCCAATCAGATAAGTGCTGGATTTCTCTTAAGAAAGTATCAGCTGAAAGCATTTTAAGGAAGGAGTGCATCAGTCAAGCTGTGATGAAATCTGATCCTAGTGAAAGCCTTAAAAGTAACGAAGGGAAGAATATAATCTCATCAACATTAAACAATGTCAAAAGCACAAAAATTGCAAAATCTGTGTTTGCATCAgtagaaggaactcaagtaagAGGTGGAACGAACAATGTCTTGAATGCCTTAGCTGCTTACTTGAGATACCTGGAGGGCACTGCACGGGATGATTGGCAAGAGTATGCTGGTTAATAGTACTCTAATTTAATTAGTTTATTTTGGTGACAGCTGGGTTCTTTTCTTTAATTCACCCAGTTTGGAAATTGATATTAGGTTTACCTCGTGCTTAACATAATcttttagaaaatttgttagaagaTTTTTTGAAGCATGATGTTTGTACTTCTTTACCCtttcttttattgaaaaaaCTGAGTACTTTACATCTGGAACCTTAGCAGGGCCTTAGAATTTGTTTCTTAATCAGTCCGCCTATGCTCTTAGAAGATCATGGTTGGCAAGTGATCATTTAATGGAAAACTAATACTTAATGTAGGCCTTCGCTATGCATTGGTAAGCAGTATTGAGGCTCAATAGTTCCTTGAATAACTTTCATTAGTAATTGTATATAGTATTCATAATTTGAATATTGTTACCCAAGCACCGTCTTTCTGTAAAAATTCAGCATATGGTTGATAAATCAGTTCAGTTTCTTGTTCAAAACTTCATTATTTAGATTGAGTTCTAAACCTCATCTGATGAACTTCATTTTTTGCTTGCTTTATAAACCGTCTTGCGCTTGTTCTTATTGGAGGTTACATCGCAGGCTAGTGTTTTCCTAGCTCTCTCTCTACTTCAACTAGCCTTGTAAAACATACTAGCATCACTGCATCTTCTATTTTTATGGCTTACAACCCTGCCATCTCAACCATTGCTCTTTGTCTAGATCCCTGGATTATAAAGTTCTTATGCTTCCTATCATGCACATATTTTTGCTTCCTACTAGTTTTCTTATGCATCCATTGAGCATATTCGTTCCTGCTAGTCTAGTGGACCTTGGACcttttcatttccaaacttttatgctacataTAATAAGGGGTGTATTGTGCTGGGCTTGATTGAGTATGGTCTCATCAAGCTtggtttgatatttttttttaagcttaAATTTATGATCAAGCTTGGCTCATTTAATATTTGCTTGAGCATAATTTTGAGCCAAGTGGAAAATGAGTCTAATTTGAGCTTTTAAACCAAGCTAAACTTGAATCAAGTTTGGATCAAGCTCAGTTCAATTTTGACCATTAAAACCCAGGACCCATTTCATTGTCATATACTCATGAGAGTGATCACATCATGAACTACAATGATGTAGTTAAGCCATCATGTTGTTTAAATAAAGCATTATGTTAAAACTATTGCCGAATCTGTTTCTATGGTTGGTTATAAATGTTTGTCATATACTCATCAGACTGATCACATCATGAACTACAATGATCTAGTTAAGCCATCATGTTGTTTAAGTAAAGCATTATGTTAAAATTATTGCCGAATCTGTTTCTATGGTTGGTTATAAATGTGTGCCTATAACTCGATATCTCATCATTTTGCTATATTAGATATAAATTGTACAACATATATTCCTTgtgtatataatataatttaaataCATATTTCTGAGCCATATTGAGCTAAGTCTGATTGAGTGGTGGCTTGGCTTAAAATCAATGTCAATCCTAAAAGCGAAGATCAAGCTTTGCTTGTtgagattcaatttgagcttatTGGAGCCTAAAATGATGCGATACACGAGCTGCTTGCAAGTGGCTTGAAACAACTGCCAGACCTGCGTATTATATTACTGTCCCTTAAGGGTGTCTTCATAACTTTTTATTGCATGCAATTAATTGTCCTTAAATTATTGCAACAAGAAGACCTTAAGGAGTGTCCTTCCAGCAAAAGTGATACATTACTAAAATGGTTTTTCGTATATCTCGTCTTTCTTTCATATTCTGTAATAATACATCCTTGATCATATCTTATTGCCTTCTTGGGGAACTTCTTTAAGACTGCCTCATTTGCTTCATCCGTGGGATTTTCATCCATGTTAATTTTTAAGATTTATATTCATACTTTCAGAATTACTGATAAACATGACTctctatgcaaagaattcgTATTAAAGTTTCTGAAAGAAAGGTTTCAACTTGTGACTTCCATCATCAATACTGATGTGGTGATTTGCATCAATCGTTGTTCTGCATAGGTTTGTGATTGTTGGATTGCATTTTGTCTTTTATCCATTTCCAATTACATTAAAGGACTAAAAATTATGATAATTATTAGGGGTCAATATTAGATTAATGCTCCTGTAAATAAGAAGTTTAAATATTAGTTGGTTTGACATATGTCTTCCTCTTTGGAAAACTAGAATTtagtgttattattattattgttacgaGAGGGATAAGAGCTAAGGAGTTCTAGGTTAATTGTGGTCTGTGGCAGGGTGAGAGTCATAGCATGATTAGAAATAATTTTCAAAGAGGGGGtatttgaaatttttatttataaggcTTTATGGAGATGGATTGCTAAGATCCTGTGAGGCCTGGCTCATTGGTCAGCCTAACACTACATGGGCCTAGTCCATTGACCATGAAGGATGAGGCTTGGCCCCCTTTGGCTTGGCTTGTTGCTAGCATGTCTTGCTCCCAAAATTTGATGGGGCAAAGCCTCTGTTTCTACTTGAATGAGGCAGACTTCGCTTCCTTGATCACCAACGGGGGCTaggaaaccctagcctccattagCCATAAGACTCCCACCACCCCTAGTGAGGCTGCACCCCAAGCTCTCTCTTCTCCttgtttttctctctttcttgggCTTTTTTCTACCATCTGCAACTGTTGTCCAGGTCCGCAATCTCGGTACTAGTATCATATTGGTGCATTATCGGTTTGGTATGGTATGGGCTGATATGGTACGATATGTACCTCGTACTGAGATAGATTTCAAGCCTTTTGCCTCACTTTTTATCATGGTATTGCTTGAAACTAGGTATTATGGGCCGGTACGAGTCAGTACATCCCTCGGTTCACCTTGGTATGTCTCAGCTCATCTTGGTGTAGGTCGGTACGAGTCGCCGAAGATGAGGAATTAGCATCTcactattttctttcttcctaccTATTTCTGTCGAGAAGATCCACTGTCGGACCTAGCCCATCACCATGTGGACTAAGGGACACTGCAATATGGGTCTAGGTTGGATTTGTGGtacttgtgattggatttgaactGATTTAAAACCTTAGCCTGGCTAGGATGACAGAGTTTAAatggagggagtatgtgaggacttgtGTGGGTGTGTCTACTCCCACATCGGCTATGCAATTGGTGGATCCCAAATACTTACATAGGACcaaagaacctaaataatacattTCAGGTAGCCTTTTTAGGTGAAGCCGTGGGTTGTGACAAACTAGGGTTATCCTAAAAGCATATCCTAAGGTACCAATTGCTAGCTCTCATATAGTCCTATGTCAAACCCTTGTGATCATAAACCTAGCTTTGATACCGTTATAATTATCACATGCTTGACCCAAGCATGATTGAGGAATGCGACAACCCATCGCACACATGTAGGGCTGGCCCCACTAGCATACATGCGACAACTTGTCAAATATacaattagtaattaaaacctccaAAACTCAATAATTTCTAGAAACTCATCAAGCTAATTTTCAAAACATTATTAATTTACATATTCAAGTGAAACTACACCTCAACCAACATAACCACTTCATTATTTCCAAAGAAAATTGTAAAGGCTGGTCTGATACAATTGGATCTTAAGTCTCACTCTATTCTCACAATCTAACCTTTCTATTCGTTCCCTTCCTATGCCTATAGAAATCCAAAGAATGAGCTAGCCTAGTAAGTAACaaaaaccattatctaagagATCAAACAAGTATAACAAATAAAACCATGATGACTGTATGATACAAAATAACTTATATAGAGATATAATACTCCCATAATTAAAGTTTTATATTTGTAATTTTAAAATACTgcaatatatcattttctaaATCAATAATTCAGATATGATTCCAAAGAGCATTTTCAATATCAATACCAGAGCCAAGAACTTTGCCAAtattatcaataaaattattttctaaaataatttacttACTTATCAATCTATAAAACTACAACCACATTATTTTTATGACAGGGGCCAAAATACGGCACTTAACCCCTATGGAGTAGGTCCAAAGTATTGCACATAACCCCTATGTAGGTCCAAGTATCATACTTATTCCTTGTGGAGTATGTCCAAAGTAATCAAGTTCTGGAACTGCCAAGATATGATCTCCATTGGCGGGATCCAAAAGATAGTTAGATTGAGTGTTCAATCATTGCACACAAAATCCACTTATTTAACCAATATTATTGTATTTTATTTTGCATTGTACAAGTATGGCTCAACACTTTACAAATCCACAATTATGCAAAAATATCATTCCAATAGTTGATATGCAAGCatgattttccaaatcaatatatattaaaacttcaaaatataaaatatgtagGTTCATACAAAAGTTTCCAAAAATTCAATTATTTGGAATAATTTTAGTAATAACTCATGATTATGAAAAACGCGTAGATGCCATGGATATCCAAAAGCTCAATAATATGATAGCTTCATGCTTGATCTAATTTAAAGGTACACAAAACAAACTGGACAATTCTCAAGACAATTCTCAAAGTATTTAACaataattaatacaaaatatttttcaaaatatatataagttAGAATTGCTCTTGTTAGGCTGAGGTTACTTACCTTCTCGCACTAACCAACATCTTGAAAATTTGTGAACACTCCAAAATCAACCTAAAACAAGGTAATTGAGAGTTAAATGCTAGCTTCCTGTCCACCCTTTtatacattattaattctagataTTTCTAACTTCCGAGTCTATACTACTATTAGCTAATCTAATATAACTTTTGTTTCTCCCTATAGGAATATCCTAAACTTACAAAATTTTAGGATTAATAAGTAAATTCATCCCACTTATgatcatggtatgctgaaccggcccgtaccggccggttcaaccCGTACCGGACTGATCCGGTACAGCGGTGGAAAACAGGAGCCAGAACCAAGCAGTACTGAGggtgtaccggtgcgaaccagaCCGGTTCGCATCGGGTACAAGGCCGAACCGGACCGGTTCCGTCTGGTTCGGCTAggactcggtgcgaaccggcacCGAGTTCGGTCCAATGTGGCATTTACAGCTACAATGGCATTAAATGCAGTGCTacagtggcattaaatgccactatAACAGCTATAACGCAGCTATAGTATCATTATAATTCAGCTACAATATTATTACAATGGCATTTAATGCTACTGTAGCTGTGCTGTGGCATTTTTGCACGCGCTCGCGCTTGCTGTAGCCGGAAAAAAAGGCGCCGTAGCCGAAACCTGGCTGAACCGGTTCAGTAAGGCCCGAACTGGTACCGAACCTGTCTGGatcgccaccggtacgccgaccggtaccggttcgacgTACCTTGCATAtgatatgcaaaatttttagagTTAATTTCATATCTAAATAGTGAAATAATTAATCCAAATCAGGGCTTCATAATTTGCTTTATTTTATATAGCTATAGTAATATAGCGATTTTCCatgcttcttttatgaaataatatttgaaatattttagatccaaaaaaattattattattattataatttcatcaaaaatcaTGCCAAAACACTAAGTTTATGTAAGATTCTAATCAAATGCAAGGTCAACACCCTACATGTCAGGCCATTTCGACAATTTAATCAACCAAGTTATAATCGTTTTAAAAATTCTCAAATTTTGCAGGTTTATTCATCCATGAGTTAACAATTTCtagttaaaatttcagattgaaATACTCACCCAATTTTGAGGTAAAATTTTTGGTTATAATAGGGCAGAACCTATCCATCCTATGATCACCATCAAATTACATAAAATCCCCACTCTACTCTAGTTCATTGTTACCCCAATATGTCCTGATATTTTAGACATTCAGTCTTACCCTAAACCTTCCAAGATTACTCCTATAATATCAAAAATTCTGATTTAATGAAATGGTTGAGATCTTACTATGATAATAGAACTGACCGTTCTAGGCCGGTTTGCATCGGTTGCGGCTGGTTCTGGTTGCTTTGGGATCTGTTCCCGCCAGTACAGTATCGGTTTCGGCCGGTTCGGGGCTGAAACTAAATATTAAAGGCAAACCGACTCGATTTCGCACCGGGTCGGCTCGATACTTTCCGAACCGAGCGGCTCGGCTCGGTTCGGCAGACCATGAGCCAAACATTATCGTCGGCCAACCCTGTTCCCTTTCTTCAACTCTTCCTCCTAGTTTTCTAAAATTGCTcgtatttcctt
Proteins encoded in this region:
- the LOC103698952 gene encoding uncharacterized protein LOC103698952 isoform X2 — translated: MRLLHKAYCDFMSENVKASYIFAEEEVEYNLHSVMSLVQSSVSSEPFVWGNPEFVFWRTPFYNVGNLEELPASYHDFLKLQLSQTIPVAAPTLPILDMEVDRGALPIFDDVKKYLQGKPCQSDKCWISLKKVSAESILRKECISQAVMKSDPSESLKSNEGKNIISSTLNNVKSTKIAKSVFASVEGTQVRGGTNNVLNALAAYLRYLEGTARDDWQELHEKLRKAECRKGASFGALFGSALYLGTISRRRVYYEAIKYERERNAGYVSPFGYSAPTVAAAIDAVCSMEVRFKRMNCVGGYVR
- the LOC103698952 gene encoding uncharacterized protein LOC103698952 isoform X1, producing the protein MLKLLLLALEDLKQLLKDQGSDLFIAFGSAEDVILKLVNEVKASYIFAEEEVEYNLHSVMSLVQSSVSSEPFVWGNPEFVFWRTPFYNVGNLEELPASYHDFLKLQLSQTIPVAAPTLPILDMEVDRGALPIFDDVKKYLQGKPCQSDKCWISLKKVSAESILRKECISQAVMKSDPSESLKSNEGKNIISSTLNNVKSTKIAKSVFASVEGTQVRGGTNNVLNALAAYLRYLEGTARDDWQELHEKLRKAECRKGASFGALFGSALYLGTISRRRVYYEAIKYERERNAGYVSPFGYSAPTVAAAIDAVCSMEVRFKRMNCVGGYVR